From a region of the Mycobacterium sp. SMC-8 genome:
- a CDS encoding TMEM165/GDT1 family protein, translated as MLAAALLSFAVIFVAELGDKTQLVAMMFALRYRWWVVLSAITVATAVVHVLSVAIGHYLGAALPTHLLGLIAGAMFVFFGLWTLRGDSLSDDETSRADKATAPAFFVVTSAFVLAELGDKTMLATVTLAADRDWLGVWIGSTLGMVAADGLAIAVGAVAGKHLPERFIQVTAAALFLVFGFSMLLENLWPSLSTVAIAALAVALVAAFGATLWALPERLRPAVLRTSPARLPSPAEAGEESDVGAGSATSDRHD; from the coding sequence GTGCTCGCCGCTGCGCTGTTGAGCTTCGCCGTCATCTTCGTCGCCGAGTTGGGGGACAAGACCCAACTGGTGGCGATGATGTTCGCCTTGCGGTACCGGTGGTGGGTGGTGTTGTCCGCCATCACCGTCGCCACCGCCGTCGTGCACGTGCTCTCGGTCGCGATCGGCCACTACCTGGGCGCCGCGCTGCCGACGCACCTGCTGGGACTCATCGCCGGCGCGATGTTCGTGTTCTTCGGCTTGTGGACGCTGCGCGGCGACAGCCTGTCCGACGACGAGACCTCACGCGCGGACAAGGCCACCGCACCTGCGTTCTTCGTGGTCACCTCGGCCTTCGTACTCGCCGAACTCGGTGACAAGACGATGCTGGCGACCGTGACGCTGGCGGCCGACCGTGACTGGCTCGGCGTGTGGATCGGGTCGACCCTGGGCATGGTCGCCGCCGACGGCCTGGCCATCGCGGTCGGCGCGGTGGCCGGCAAGCACCTTCCTGAGCGGTTCATCCAGGTCACCGCGGCGGCGCTGTTCCTGGTGTTCGGCTTCTCCATGCTGCTGGAGAATCTGTGGCCGTCGCTGTCGACGGTCGCCATCGCGGCCCTCGCCGTGGCGCTCGTGGCGGCCTTCGGTGCGACCCTGTGGGCATTGCCCGAGCGGCTCCGGCCTGCGGTGTTAAGGACGTCGCCGGCGCGGTTGCCCTCCCCGGCCGAGGCCGGGGAGGAGTCCGATGTCGGCGCGGGTTCGGCAACCTCAGATCGGCACGACTGA
- a CDS encoding acetamidase/formamidase family protein, giving the protein MTEIARYAAEILWDGLGRRDFLRAVAAVGAGAGVAGVAACSTGSSATSSTDESFTVLQPGQGEPTGDHYLPSVPDQVLWGYVPTVHASPVLQMTSGQTVTIDAVSHEGILEDQGRDPVEYFGARGVADSEVLQDAIAIAADYSRTPRNFDKDGPHVVTGPVFVEGAEPGDVLKIEILEAVPRVPYGVVSSRHGKGALARTADQGAPAGITLAEVMPPVDTDGRPSPDPQRYGNVSTFTAVEDGHGVMSYGASRVRFPLRPFMGMMGVAYSQDTDPTAASANSIPPTVGGGNIDIRLLGEGATFYLPVFAEGALFYVGDPHMAMGDGEVALTAMEGSLRGTYRLSVCKPGSGDAPSVAYRYPFGETADAWVPIGLSDPDGSVGGQGSDLDVAMRRAVVNALDFLQTDQGMDRATAYAYLSAAADFSVSQVVDRTVGVHGQVYKSHFTQA; this is encoded by the coding sequence ATGACTGAGATCGCACGCTACGCCGCCGAAATTCTGTGGGACGGGCTCGGAAGGCGGGACTTTCTGCGCGCCGTCGCCGCCGTCGGAGCCGGGGCGGGTGTCGCCGGGGTGGCGGCCTGTTCGACGGGCTCGTCGGCCACCTCGTCGACCGATGAGAGCTTCACCGTTCTGCAGCCTGGGCAGGGGGAGCCGACCGGCGACCACTATCTGCCATCGGTCCCGGACCAGGTGCTGTGGGGGTACGTACCGACCGTGCACGCCTCGCCGGTGCTGCAGATGACCTCGGGGCAGACGGTCACCATCGACGCGGTCAGCCACGAGGGCATCCTCGAAGACCAGGGCCGCGATCCCGTGGAGTACTTCGGTGCCCGGGGTGTCGCCGATTCGGAGGTGCTGCAGGACGCGATCGCGATCGCCGCCGACTACAGCCGCACCCCGCGCAACTTCGACAAGGACGGGCCGCACGTGGTCACCGGTCCGGTGTTCGTCGAGGGCGCAGAGCCCGGCGACGTGCTGAAAATCGAGATATTGGAAGCTGTTCCGCGCGTTCCCTACGGCGTGGTGTCGAGCCGTCACGGCAAGGGAGCACTCGCACGCACCGCCGACCAGGGTGCGCCGGCCGGTATCACCCTCGCCGAGGTGATGCCGCCGGTGGACACCGACGGCAGGCCGAGCCCGGATCCGCAGCGCTACGGCAACGTCTCCACGTTCACCGCTGTCGAAGACGGACACGGGGTCATGAGCTACGGCGCGTCCCGGGTGCGTTTCCCGTTGCGTCCCTTCATGGGAATGATGGGAGTGGCGTACTCGCAGGACACCGACCCGACCGCGGCGTCGGCCAATTCCATTCCGCCGACGGTCGGCGGCGGCAACATCGATATCCGTCTGCTCGGGGAAGGCGCCACGTTCTACCTGCCGGTGTTCGCCGAAGGGGCGTTGTTCTACGTCGGGGACCCGCACATGGCGATGGGGGACGGGGAGGTCGCGTTGACGGCGATGGAGGGTTCGCTGCGCGGCACCTACCGGCTGTCGGTGTGCAAGCCCGGCTCCGGTGACGCCCCGTCGGTGGCCTACCGGTACCCGTTCGGCGAGACCGCTGACGCGTGGGTTCCCATCGGTCTGTCGGATCCGGACGGTTCGGTGGGCGGCCAGGGCAGTGACCTCGACGTCGCGATGCGGCGGGCGGTGGTCAACGCCCTCGACTTCCTGCAGACCGACCAGGGCATGGACCGTGCCACGGCTTACGCGTACCTCTCTGCCGCAGCTGACTTTTCGGTATCACAGGTGGTCGATCGGACCGTCGGAGTGCACGGACAGGTCTACAAGTCTCACTTCACGCAGGCCTGA
- a CDS encoding chloride channel protein, protein MSAVAACAALAALIVRWEPMAIGSGIPHVEAVFLGRAPAPRLQVVLARFVGGVLAIGSGLVLGREGPTVHMGAAIGAEAARRTRLPDDEARTMQVALSGAGLAVAFTAPIAGVLFALEEVTKSWRPQIVLASVLAAAAAVGASQTVLGDGPDFQVEPLDAPDIAWLPVFLVFGVGTGLLAAVYNRAVLWALDHLGAVRRMPAPATAAAIGAAVGLLLWSAPLTVGDGDTLTQMLLDGHDLVLLAVAGLLLARFLTGPVCYSAAVPGGLFAPLLAVGALWGTLFFGCFDAVWPEDTTHLAVPLVLSGMAAFFGATVRAPLTGLVIVMEMTATTSAAVPMMVATAAAVTVAKMVGSRPIYDDLRERMKPGQFSSGI, encoded by the coding sequence GTGTCCGCGGTGGCCGCCTGCGCCGCCCTGGCCGCGCTGATCGTGCGCTGGGAACCGATGGCGATCGGCAGCGGGATCCCGCACGTCGAGGCGGTTTTCCTCGGTCGGGCGCCCGCGCCGCGCCTGCAGGTCGTCCTCGCGCGCTTCGTCGGCGGTGTGCTGGCCATCGGTTCGGGACTCGTCCTCGGCCGCGAGGGCCCCACCGTCCACATGGGGGCGGCGATCGGCGCCGAGGCGGCGCGGCGGACCCGGCTGCCCGACGACGAGGCCCGCACGATGCAGGTGGCGTTGAGCGGCGCCGGCCTGGCGGTCGCGTTCACCGCGCCGATCGCCGGTGTGCTGTTCGCCCTCGAAGAGGTGACCAAATCGTGGCGGCCGCAGATCGTGCTGGCCTCGGTCCTCGCGGCGGCCGCGGCGGTCGGGGCGTCCCAGACGGTGTTGGGGGACGGCCCCGACTTCCAGGTCGAACCGCTCGATGCGCCCGACATCGCTTGGCTTCCGGTCTTTCTCGTGTTCGGCGTCGGGACGGGACTGCTCGCAGCGGTGTACAACCGGGCGGTGCTGTGGGCGCTGGACCATCTCGGCGCCGTCCGTCGGATGCCGGCCCCGGCGACGGCCGCGGCTATCGGCGCCGCGGTCGGGCTGCTGCTGTGGTCGGCGCCGTTGACCGTGGGCGACGGCGACACGCTGACCCAGATGCTGCTCGACGGGCATGACCTCGTCCTGCTCGCGGTCGCCGGGCTGCTTCTGGCCCGGTTCCTGACCGGCCCGGTGTGCTACTCGGCAGCGGTGCCCGGCGGGCTGTTCGCGCCGCTGCTCGCGGTGGGCGCGCTGTGGGGAACGCTGTTTTTCGGTTGCTTCGACGCGGTATGGCCCGAGGACACAACGCATCTCGCGGTCCCGCTGGTGCTCTCCGGAATGGCGGCGTTCTTCGGTGCGACCGTACGTGCGCCGCTGACCGGGCTGGTGATCGTGATGGAGATGACGGCGACGACGTCGGCGGCGGTGCCCATGATGGTCGCGACCGCCGCGGCGGTGACCGTCGCGAAGATGGTGGGGTCCCGTCCGATCTATGACGACCTGCGTGAGCGGATGAAACCGGGTCAGTTCTCGTCCGGAATCTGA
- a CDS encoding GNAT family N-acetyltransferase, producing the protein MSVETPPDRTGAPTTVTREPGRFVIEVEGRTVGLADYHDRDGRRVFPHTEVLPQFQGRGLATILVAEALRVTKSEGLRIVPTCWMVAEYIDRHPEYAALTDRG; encoded by the coding sequence ATGAGTGTCGAAACGCCGCCCGACCGTACCGGGGCCCCGACCACCGTCACCCGCGAACCAGGACGCTTCGTGATCGAGGTGGAGGGTCGCACAGTGGGGCTCGCCGACTACCACGACCGTGACGGCCGACGGGTCTTCCCGCACACCGAGGTGCTGCCGCAGTTCCAAGGCCGGGGTCTGGCAACGATTCTCGTCGCGGAGGCGCTGCGGGTCACCAAGTCCGAGGGGCTGCGCATCGTGCCGACCTGCTGGATGGTGGCCGAATACATCGACCGGCACCCGGAGTACGCCGCCCTGACCGATCGCGGGTGA